In Colwellia sp. M166, a genomic segment contains:
- a CDS encoding choice-of-anchor H family protein, which produces MFKLKRVMYLTLASLLVSLMSFAESPAKNNGESRSIGGLKQRMPTGEKNKIILIEQIKLVSEKIASKGMDRVDIKAVHQQKEKQVLATTLSNDGLEYSRMSHYSFSIYTGYSQLISDIDEDGYYQTFSVTFDADILSPIANEQALVYAELYLSQNGGPWILYFSTDNFLITGEDTEDEFEVVTQLDSGYLAEHYDVLIDLYEVGYSDVVATYSANDNNMLYALPLESADYDPEYIEVEYYAEHGGSSSWLLIVSLLLLLYRRI; this is translated from the coding sequence ATGTTTAAATTAAAAAGAGTAATGTACTTAACTTTGGCTTCGTTATTGGTAAGTCTAATGTCTTTTGCCGAAAGTCCTGCAAAAAATAACGGTGAAAGTCGTTCCATCGGAGGACTAAAACAGCGTATGCCCACTGGTGAAAAGAATAAAATAATATTGATAGAGCAAATTAAATTGGTAAGCGAAAAAATAGCATCTAAAGGTATGGATCGCGTCGATATTAAAGCTGTTCATCAGCAAAAAGAAAAACAAGTGCTAGCAACAACATTATCGAACGATGGTCTTGAGTATAGTAGGATGTCACACTATAGCTTTTCAATTTACACCGGTTATAGCCAATTGATCTCAGATATTGATGAAGATGGTTATTACCAAACTTTTAGTGTTACTTTCGACGCCGATATACTATCGCCAATTGCGAACGAACAGGCACTTGTTTACGCTGAGTTATATTTAAGTCAAAATGGTGGGCCTTGGATTTTATACTTTTCTACTGACAATTTTCTTATTACAGGAGAAGATACAGAAGATGAATTTGAGGTCGTTACTCAATTAGATTCGGGGTACCTAGCTGAGCATTACGACGTATTAATTGACTTATATGAAGTGGGTTATAGTGATGTTGTAGCAACTTATAGCGCAAATGATAATAATATGCTTTATGCCTTACCATTAGAAAGTGCTGACTATGATCCTGAATATATTGAAGTCGAATACTATGCTGAACACGGAGGCAGTAGTAGTTGGTTATTAATTGTTAGTTTATTATTACTATTATATCGTCGTATTTGA
- a CDS encoding GNAT family N-acetyltransferase — protein MSSAVIDKANVDIKAAYLSAEDLKLAASLLYQAYHDDPVFLEIFSADKVDYEQRLRASIREELNAFWQAKQPMIGLYLGETMVGAACLNNPEEGVSSERFWHWRLKMLLGAGYFGTKQMIEKEKIVLGAVPLKKFHMLSFIAIHPLHQHHGFGHYLMAAVNTILAEHKDSEGVAVYATSKKYKAFFNDVNYQFIKEVTVGNVSGSLMVYYRETTES, from the coding sequence ATGTCATCAGCTGTCATTGATAAAGCCAACGTCGATATAAAAGCCGCTTACCTTTCGGCTGAAGATTTGAAATTAGCCGCATCCTTGTTATATCAAGCGTACCATGATGATCCTGTTTTTCTTGAAATATTCTCTGCTGATAAAGTTGATTATGAACAACGTTTGCGTGCATCTATTCGCGAGGAGCTTAATGCTTTTTGGCAAGCAAAACAGCCAATGATCGGTTTATATTTAGGTGAGACTATGGTCGGTGCTGCTTGTTTAAATAATCCAGAAGAAGGTGTGTCATCTGAGCGTTTTTGGCATTGGCGTTTAAAAATGTTACTTGGTGCTGGATATTTTGGCACCAAACAAATGATTGAAAAAGAAAAGATTGTCTTAGGCGCGGTACCGTTGAAAAAATTCCACATGCTGTCTTTTATCGCCATACATCCGCTACATCAACATCATGGTTTTGGTCACTACCTTATGGCAGCGGTAAATACTATCCTAGCTGAGCATAAAGATAGTGAAGGTGTTGCTGTTTATGCGACCAGTAAAAAATATAAAGCATTTTTCAATGATGTAAACTATCAATTTATTAAAGAAGTTACGGTTGGCAATGTTTCCGGCTCTTTAATGGTTTATTATCGAGAAACAACTGAAAGTTAA
- a CDS encoding helix-turn-helix transcriptional regulator, which produces MNSQLDNNIAKLRSKRKVSQQQLADLIGVSRKTISTVETGRFTPSVVIALKLARYFEVPVESIFALDE; this is translated from the coding sequence ATGAATAGTCAATTAGATAATAATATTGCGAAATTACGGAGTAAAAGGAAGGTTTCTCAACAGCAACTTGCTGACTTAATTGGCGTGTCTAGAAAAACAATTAGTACAGTCGAAACAGGTCGTTTTACTCCATCAGTTGTTATTGCTCTAAAACTTGCTAGGTATTTCGAAGTTCCTGTAGAGTCAATATTCGCATTAGATGAATAA
- a CDS encoding site-specific integrase yields the protein MNISIHFDPALHQRINEDMSLRKLATKTQISYIRAINRLCEYLQHSPENTTHEELREFQLFLVNDGATGTTINGILSGLKFLYQITLDSPQLVTKLSTIPVARNLPVVLNLEEMKRFLAVAAHPKYHAAFSVAYGAGLRVSEVVSLKVSDVDSERMVLRVEQGKGNKDRYAKLSPALLEHLRHWWCFANKHGQMYREGWLFPGLDPMNPMSARQLSRICVETAKLAGINKKVSMHTLRHSFATHLLEAHVDIRVIQVLLGHSRLSTTALYAQVATNLLREVISPLDALENKDKTKYKDKS from the coding sequence ATGAACATTTCAATACATTTTGACCCAGCCCTTCATCAACGCATTAACGAAGATATGAGTCTGCGCAAACTTGCCACGAAAACCCAAATATCTTACATCCGAGCCATTAATCGCTTATGTGAGTATTTACAACATTCGCCTGAGAACACAACTCATGAAGAGTTGCGTGAATTTCAATTGTTCTTGGTGAATGATGGAGCTACGGGAACAACCATTAATGGCATCCTTTCTGGTTTGAAATTCTTATATCAAATCACGTTAGATAGCCCACAACTTGTCACAAAGTTAAGCACTATTCCTGTTGCACGTAACTTACCTGTCGTATTGAATCTTGAAGAAATGAAACGCTTTCTTGCGGTAGCCGCACACCCAAAATATCATGCCGCATTCTCTGTAGCTTATGGTGCGGGGCTTCGCGTTAGCGAAGTAGTATCTCTGAAAGTTAGTGATGTAGACAGCGAGCGCATGGTACTTCGTGTTGAGCAAGGCAAAGGAAACAAAGATCGATATGCAAAACTTTCTCCCGCCTTGCTTGAGCATTTACGACATTGGTGGTGCTTTGCCAATAAACACGGACAAATGTATCGTGAGGGTTGGTTGTTTCCAGGACTTGATCCCATGAACCCTATGTCTGCTCGACAATTAAGTCGAATATGTGTAGAAACAGCTAAACTAGCAGGGATTAATAAAAAAGTCTCTATGCATACCTTACGACATAGTTTTGCCACACATTTACTCGAAGCACATGTTGATATTCGCGTCATTCAAGTCTTACTCGGTCACTCTAGATTAAGCACCACTGCTTTATATGCACAAGTTGCCACTAATCTGTTACGCGAAGTTATCAGCCCGCTTGATGCCCTAGAAAATAAGGATAAAACAAAATATAAGGATAAGTCGTGA
- a CDS encoding IS91 family transposase, producing the protein MTRPQLEIADIFRHHGQQWRDTHQGHVGLSQLKVMSAIENCRTQVLGGHILRCQSCEHIHISYNSCRNRHCPKCQASSAKRWLEARQAQLLPVDYYHLVFTLPKEIANLAYYNKSVMYGLLLKVAAETLLTIGADVKRLGAKLGVTFVLHTWGSAMTHHPHVHGIVPGGGLSADSEHWVSCKSGFFLPVRVLSRLFRRLYLEKLSQAYQSNSLMFFGNDVELENEQLFAKWLTPLRKKEWIVYAKRPFSGPKAVFIYLSRYTHRVAISNSRLVKCDSNGVTFRCKNYRAKTSSHYRTMTLDNDEFIRRFLLHTLPSGFHRIRHYGLIANTGCKKNLVKARQLLNVIEVIPETKDLVEEKPIKQGPVFVCPECGGPMVINEILISQLKPRAPPMKLVN; encoded by the coding sequence ATGACTCGTCCTCAGTTAGAGATAGCCGATATATTTCGTCATCATGGGCAACAATGGCGTGACACTCATCAAGGGCATGTAGGCTTAAGCCAATTGAAAGTCATGTCAGCGATTGAAAACTGTCGAACGCAAGTACTCGGTGGGCATATATTACGTTGCCAATCATGTGAGCACATTCACATATCGTACAACTCCTGCCGTAATCGTCATTGTCCTAAATGCCAAGCAAGCTCGGCAAAAAGATGGCTTGAAGCCAGGCAAGCACAACTGTTGCCAGTGGATTATTATCACTTGGTGTTCACTTTGCCCAAAGAGATTGCCAACTTAGCGTATTACAACAAGTCGGTGATGTATGGTTTGTTGTTGAAAGTAGCCGCAGAAACATTACTGACGATTGGTGCTGATGTAAAACGTCTTGGAGCCAAACTAGGTGTGACATTTGTTCTGCATACATGGGGCAGTGCTATGACTCATCACCCGCATGTGCATGGTATTGTTCCTGGTGGTGGTTTATCTGCTGACTCAGAGCACTGGGTATCATGTAAATCAGGCTTCTTTCTTCCTGTTCGCGTGCTATCAAGATTGTTTCGACGCTTGTATCTAGAAAAACTCTCTCAGGCATATCAAAGTAACTCACTGATGTTTTTCGGTAACGATGTCGAGCTCGAAAATGAGCAGTTGTTTGCTAAATGGCTTACGCCATTACGCAAAAAAGAGTGGATTGTCTATGCTAAGCGTCCATTTTCTGGGCCAAAAGCAGTATTCATCTACTTGTCGCGTTATACCCATCGAGTAGCTATATCGAATAGTCGCTTAGTTAAGTGTGATAGCAATGGTGTGACATTTCGTTGTAAAAACTACCGTGCTAAAACCTCTAGCCATTATCGAACCATGACGTTAGATAATGATGAGTTTATTCGCAGGTTTTTGCTACACACACTACCTTCAGGTTTTCATCGCATTCGTCACTATGGTTTGATCGCCAATACGGGTTGTAAAAAGAACTTGGTGAAGGCTCGTCAATTACTCAACGTGATTGAAGTTATTCCTGAAACTAAGGACTTAGTTGAAGAAAAGCCTATTAAGCAAGGGCCAGTCTTTGTCTGTCCAGAATGCGGTGGGCCGATGGTGATCAACGAAATCTTAATCAGTCAGTTGAAACCTCGGGCACCACCGATGAAACTTGTGAATTAA
- a CDS encoding metallophosphoesterase, whose product MLKLVLCLVSILMLHGCSLVKSNFQPKGQKLLKIALIADSQFFSKQARPFRPKSLWNSQSSDFITNVTLRTVVQNELSEHSLRELLKNTIENKQPDIILYLGDGANSGCRDELEPLFKVLGEHEFSSTPIFYVLGNHDYLGAGNTSNISTRNMLCTPDVMDDLSKTTLSSNSLSKYSAIKMIHNFNYRSVDKISTLGFEYVDNYSDSLVEACEKNGVVQHGESDCFYAAYLENDFIELFLLDSSNYGNESILYSKVKQAVIEFKDHSFSGISGFISSKQWEWLTNVRKKRAFNRRMVFASHYPPSDIGIFGNNTKSMTVKGGKRGRAIYFNKQHNKMVKPLFSLIKNSSDMPVWLSAHTHVRQPELSGFANILVRNYTAKDRRKVRKFHTFNVGSTTDYDQHTLVIDLHEISATSQAVRLIDESQESTCGDLILRIEKHISANEEKYMPVKTKSSYLSYVGMTTDYRTWEYGDYINAAKNLKNLMTKLELNRLEKSCLIYTAAKNEDDAFSLDK is encoded by the coding sequence ATGCTTAAATTGGTTTTGTGTCTTGTGTCAATATTGATGTTGCACGGGTGCTCTCTTGTTAAATCTAATTTTCAGCCGAAAGGCCAAAAGTTATTAAAGATTGCGCTTATTGCTGACAGTCAATTTTTCAGCAAACAGGCTAGACCATTCAGACCAAAGTCATTATGGAATAGTCAAAGTTCGGACTTCATTACTAATGTAACTTTGAGGACTGTTGTTCAAAATGAATTGTCAGAACATTCATTAAGGGAATTACTAAAGAACACTATTGAGAATAAACAACCAGATATTATCCTTTATCTTGGAGATGGTGCAAATAGTGGTTGCCGTGATGAGTTAGAGCCATTATTCAAAGTTTTAGGGGAGCACGAATTTTCAAGTACACCTATATTTTATGTGCTAGGAAATCATGATTATCTTGGTGCTGGAAATACTTCCAATATATCGACTCGTAATATGCTCTGTACACCTGATGTAATGGATGACTTAAGTAAAACGACACTTAGTTCGAATTCTCTTTCTAAATATTCAGCTATCAAGATGATTCATAATTTCAATTATCGTTCTGTCGATAAAATATCGACTCTAGGGTTTGAATATGTAGATAATTATTCAGATAGTTTAGTTGAAGCTTGTGAAAAAAATGGAGTCGTTCAACATGGCGAATCAGATTGCTTCTATGCTGCATATTTAGAAAATGACTTTATAGAACTATTTCTTTTAGATAGCTCAAACTATGGGAATGAGAGCATACTTTATAGTAAGGTTAAGCAAGCTGTTATTGAGTTTAAAGACCATTCTTTTTCAGGAATATCAGGTTTTATAAGTTCCAAACAATGGGAGTGGCTTACTAACGTTAGAAAAAAAAGAGCTTTTAATAGAAGAATGGTTTTTGCTTCACATTACCCGCCAAGTGATATAGGTATATTCGGTAATAATACTAAGTCTATGACTGTTAAAGGGGGAAAAAGAGGTAGAGCTATTTACTTTAACAAACAACATAACAAAATGGTAAAGCCATTATTTTCTTTGATTAAAAATTCAAGTGATATGCCCGTGTGGTTGTCTGCACATACACATGTTAGACAACCTGAACTTAGTGGTTTTGCTAATATACTGGTCAGAAACTATACGGCAAAAGATAGACGAAAGGTCAGAAAATTTCATACATTTAATGTTGGTTCCACAACGGACTATGATCAACATACATTGGTTATCGATTTGCATGAAATATCCGCAACATCTCAAGCTGTACGTTTGATTGATGAAAGTCAGGAATCAACATGTGGCGACCTCATTTTAAGAATAGAAAAGCACATTTCCGCTAACGAAGAAAAATATATGCCTGTGAAAACCAAATCTTCTTATTTATCTTATGTTGGCATGACTACAGATTACAGAACATGGGAGTACGGTGATTACATAAATGCTGCTAAAAATCTTAAAAATTTGATGACTAAATTAGAATTAAATAGGTTAGAAAAAAGCTGTTTAATCTATACGGCTGCAAAAAATGAAGACGATGCATTCAGCTTAGACAAATAG
- a CDS encoding LanC-like protein — translation MLFDTERHELLTVTLWDHNVVQKEVISIINDIEQSLLPNACWPTHPLDAESYPRVGPKWSAYAGAAGAIHGLQILKNYGYDVRDLSHLLEDVHSSFIKSPDVSVESGLQIGEIGILVPRLLAEPDNQEVSQYLLKCMEETVDLPLYEITSGQSGMMHAALALYRNTGDICWKSIFIKGAKSLMDNWKEDTETGEWHWQSQVFGLKRHYYGACHGISGNANILLQGIDLLPSSYSEVIINRTISTLNISAKREANLTNWVLCTKPNIDKLLVQWCHGAAGIVTAMAMTPKDNSSNSKLLDELLESTGELVWQAGPLVKGSNICHGTSGNGYAFLYLYKRTGNSIWLDRARKFAIHAIEQCKRDRLHYGQGRYTLWTGDAGLAIYLHHCLHPENSAIPGLDLF, via the coding sequence ATGTTATTTGATACGGAACGTCATGAATTGCTTACCGTAACTTTATGGGATCATAATGTTGTTCAAAAAGAAGTAATATCAATTATTAATGATATTGAACAATCATTGTTACCTAATGCTTGTTGGCCGACACATCCCCTCGATGCTGAAAGTTACCCTAGAGTTGGACCTAAATGGTCTGCCTATGCAGGAGCGGCTGGAGCTATTCATGGTTTACAAATTTTAAAAAACTACGGTTATGATGTACGTGATTTATCACATTTACTTGAAGACGTTCACTCATCATTCATAAAATCTCCTGATGTATCAGTAGAATCTGGTCTGCAAATAGGTGAGATAGGTATTTTAGTACCTCGATTATTGGCAGAGCCTGATAATCAAGAAGTATCTCAATACCTTTTGAAATGTATGGAAGAAACAGTAGATCTTCCTCTTTATGAGATAACGTCAGGGCAAAGTGGAATGATGCATGCTGCATTAGCCTTGTATCGTAATACAGGTGATATCTGCTGGAAAAGTATATTCATTAAAGGTGCAAAGTCATTAATGGATAATTGGAAAGAAGATACTGAAACAGGCGAATGGCATTGGCAAAGTCAAGTGTTTGGCCTTAAACGACATTATTATGGAGCTTGTCACGGTATATCTGGTAACGCAAACATCCTACTACAAGGTATTGATTTATTGCCAAGTAGTTATAGTGAAGTCATCATCAACCGAACTATTTCTACACTAAATATTTCAGCCAAAAGAGAAGCTAATTTAACTAATTGGGTTTTATGTACTAAACCAAATATTGATAAACTACTTGTACAGTGGTGCCATGGTGCCGCAGGTATTGTTACTGCAATGGCAATGACACCCAAAGATAATTCTTCAAACTCTAAGCTACTTGATGAATTACTTGAAAGTACGGGGGAGTTAGTGTGGCAAGCTGGTCCACTAGTAAAAGGCTCTAATATTTGTCATGGTACTTCAGGCAACGGTTATGCCTTTTTATATTTATATAAAAGAACGGGTAACTCTATTTGGCTTGATAGGGCTAGAAAATTTGCAATTCATGCTATTGAGCAGTGTAAGAGAGATCGTTTGCATTATGGTCAAGGTAGATACACATTATGGACAGGTGATGCTGGTCTTGCTATTTATTTGCATCATTGTTTACATCCTGAAAATTCAGCTATTCCTGGTTTAGATTTATTTTAA
- a CDS encoding pyridoxamine 5'-phosphate oxidase family protein has product MGQQYSEISDRNIQFIKEQKIYFVGTATKDSRVNISPKGMDSFKVLGPNRVIWLNVTGSGNETSAHIQTDSRMTIMFLAFDGSPNILRLYGHAKVIHRNDVEWNELSAHFTLLPGTRQIFDLSVDIVQNSCGMSVPFYSYNEDREQLKDWAIKKGEHGIEKYWEKKNQKSLDGLESNILEKNIIQTD; this is encoded by the coding sequence GTGGGACAGCAATATTCAGAAATATCTGATAGAAACATTCAATTCATAAAAGAACAAAAAATATATTTCGTTGGCACTGCAACTAAAGATAGCCGAGTAAATATCTCTCCAAAAGGAATGGATTCTTTTAAAGTTCTAGGGCCAAACAGAGTCATTTGGCTTAATGTCACTGGCAGTGGGAATGAAACATCGGCACATATTCAAACAGATAGTCGCATGACAATTATGTTTTTAGCATTTGATGGTAGCCCTAATATATTGCGGCTTTACGGCCATGCAAAAGTTATCCATAGAAATGATGTGGAATGGAACGAGCTATCAGCTCATTTTACGTTACTTCCAGGTACAAGGCAGATATTTGATTTATCAGTAGATATTGTTCAAAACTCTTGTGGTATGTCAGTCCCTTTTTATAGCTATAACGAAGATAGAGAACAACTTAAAGATTGGGCTATTAAAAAAGGTGAACATGGCATTGAAAAGTATTGGGAAAAGAAAAACCAAAAAAGTTTAGATGGTTTAGAGTCTAATATTCTTGAAAAAAACATCATACAAACGGACTGA
- the istB gene encoding IS21-like element ISShfr5 family helper ATPase IstB: protein MQNINQQVNNQLSHLKLSGICDALLQQYEQPNLYVEQSFEERLSLLLEHEITQRDQRKIDRLTRQAKFRVGGTLAQLNYGAARQLDKTQIRSLAQGEWLRLHQNILITGATGCGKTYLACALGQNHCQQGSSVYYFRLKELLEKMFLAQADGSYRKLINKLSSANLLILDDWGLEPLTAQQRSDLLELIDARYDTKSTLIASQLPIENWYEMIGESTHADAILDRLVHGAIKLELKGESMRKKLNSLTDADHSS, encoded by the coding sequence ATGCAAAACATCAATCAACAAGTCAATAATCAGTTAAGTCACTTAAAGCTAAGCGGTATATGTGATGCGCTATTACAGCAATACGAGCAACCCAATCTATACGTTGAACAAAGCTTCGAAGAGCGGCTAAGTTTATTGCTTGAGCATGAAATAACGCAGCGTGATCAACGTAAAATTGACCGACTAACTCGACAAGCAAAGTTCAGAGTTGGCGGCACGCTTGCTCAACTCAACTATGGCGCAGCACGACAACTCGATAAAACTCAGATCCGTTCATTAGCACAAGGTGAATGGCTTCGCCTTCACCAAAACATTTTGATCACGGGCGCAACGGGGTGTGGCAAAACTTACCTCGCTTGCGCGCTTGGTCAAAATCACTGCCAACAAGGGAGTAGTGTTTATTATTTTAGGCTCAAGGAGCTATTAGAAAAGATGTTCTTAGCGCAAGCCGATGGGAGTTATCGAAAACTGATCAACAAGCTTAGCTCTGCCAATTTACTGATCTTAGATGATTGGGGATTAGAGCCATTAACGGCTCAACAACGCAGTGATTTACTGGAATTAATTGATGCGAGATATGACACAAAATCGACCTTAATTGCCAGCCAATTACCGATAGAAAATTGGTATGAAATGATCGGAGAATCGACACACGCGGATGCGATTCTAGATAGGCTTGTTCACGGAGCAATAAAGTTGGAATTAAAAGGCGAATCGATGCGAAAAAAACTAAATTCCTTGACTGATGCCGATCACTCAAGTTAG
- the istA gene encoding IS21 family transposase produces MPTAPISMRKLKEILRLKYGCKLSHRQIAKSLSVSPSIVSKYACKSAELDITCWPLDEKWDDHSLQQAFFKTKPRLKGFTIPDWSLVQQELRPKTMTLLLLWEEYKERHAEGFYSYTHFCRQYKAWLKCQKPSMRQNHKAGEKLFVDYCGPTMSIVDGSTGECRTAQVFVAVMGASNYTYAEATYSQKLEDWVMSHARCFEFLGGVPELIIPDNLKSAVTKPCRYEPDLNPTYQQLATHYDTVIVPARPYKPKDKSKAEVGVQIVERWIMARLRNETFFSLRQLNLKIQALLVDLNQRKMKKHPGSRLSQFDAIDRPALKHLPTQPYSYTLVKQVSVHIDYHVEVEKHYYSVPHTLIKQKLEVHASGKLVTLYHQGIRVAVHPRSYREGAHTTLELHMPIAHQKQQQWTPQRFERWASKFGKSTEQFVMQLMQAKKHPEQSYRACMGLLSLGKKFTDQRLEAACHRALATGVTRVKQVTTILEKGLDKQPLPQAQGDLLQDIAHKNIRGNNYYH; encoded by the coding sequence ATGCCAACGGCACCTATTTCAATGCGTAAACTTAAAGAGATTTTAAGATTAAAATACGGCTGTAAACTCAGTCATCGTCAGATAGCAAAAAGCTTATCTGTTTCACCTTCAATCGTATCTAAATATGCCTGTAAATCAGCAGAGCTAGATATTACTTGCTGGCCGCTTGATGAGAAGTGGGATGATCACTCTCTGCAACAAGCGTTCTTCAAAACAAAGCCTCGACTCAAAGGTTTTACGATCCCAGACTGGTCATTAGTTCAGCAAGAGCTACGACCAAAAACCATGACGTTGTTATTGCTTTGGGAGGAATATAAAGAGCGACATGCGGAAGGATTTTACAGTTACACCCACTTCTGCCGCCAGTACAAGGCGTGGCTTAAATGCCAAAAACCCTCGATGCGACAAAACCATAAAGCAGGAGAAAAACTGTTTGTGGATTACTGTGGCCCAACCATGAGTATTGTTGATGGAAGTACAGGTGAGTGCCGTACTGCACAAGTGTTCGTCGCAGTCATGGGTGCATCAAATTATACCTATGCCGAAGCGACTTACAGCCAGAAACTCGAAGATTGGGTGATGAGTCACGCCCGTTGTTTTGAGTTTCTTGGTGGTGTTCCTGAGCTGATCATCCCTGACAACCTTAAAAGTGCCGTCACCAAACCCTGCCGATATGAGCCTGACTTAAACCCAACCTACCAACAACTAGCGACACATTATGATACGGTCATTGTGCCTGCTAGACCTTATAAACCAAAAGATAAATCCAAGGCTGAAGTGGGTGTACAAATTGTTGAGCGTTGGATCATGGCACGCCTTCGTAATGAAACCTTCTTTAGCTTGCGTCAATTGAACCTGAAGATACAAGCATTACTGGTCGATTTAAATCAGAGGAAAATGAAAAAGCATCCTGGCTCACGGCTCAGTCAGTTTGACGCTATCGACAGACCTGCGCTCAAACATTTACCCACACAGCCTTACAGCTATACATTGGTAAAACAAGTTAGCGTGCATATTGATTACCATGTGGAAGTTGAAAAACACTATTACTCTGTGCCTCACACCTTGATCAAGCAAAAGCTTGAAGTCCATGCCTCAGGGAAATTGGTGACACTCTACCATCAAGGCATACGAGTCGCTGTTCATCCCAGATCATACCGAGAAGGTGCACACACTACGCTTGAACTGCATATGCCTATCGCTCACCAAAAACAACAGCAATGGACACCGCAGCGATTTGAGCGCTGGGCAAGTAAATTCGGCAAATCAACGGAGCAGTTTGTTATGCAATTGATGCAAGCTAAAAAGCATCCAGAGCAAAGCTACCGTGCTTGTATGGGGTTATTAAGCCTAGGCAAGAAGTTTACAGACCAACGTCTTGAAGCAGCCTGTCATCGTGCATTAGCCACAGGTGTTACTCGCGTAAAACAAGTAACAACCATCTTAGAAAAAGGCTTAGATAAGCAACCCTTGCCACAAGCTCAAGGTGATTTACTACAAGATATTGCTCATAAAAATATCCGCGGCAACAACTATTACCATTAA
- a CDS encoding RidA family protein, with the protein MRKIVSSGSHLEEPIGFSRACRIGNSISVSGTAPINNGKTVHIDDVYNQTKYCLELSITAIEEAGGSIQDVIRTRIMLTDISRWKEAAQAHGELFSSIKPACTFVEVSRFIDLQWLVETEVDCVVS; encoded by the coding sequence ATGCGTAAAATTGTTAGTTCAGGTTCTCACCTTGAAGAGCCTATTGGCTTTTCTCGTGCTTGTAGAATTGGTAATTCTATCTCTGTTTCAGGAACGGCTCCGATCAATAATGGTAAAACGGTTCATATTGATGATGTATATAATCAAACTAAATACTGCCTTGAGCTTTCAATTACTGCAATAGAGGAAGCAGGTGGTAGTATTCAAGATGTTATTAGAACTCGAATTATGCTCACTGATATTTCCCGTTGGAAAGAAGCTGCACAAGCACATGGAGAGTTATTCTCATCTATTAAACCAGCTTGTACCTTCGTTGAAGTAAGTAGATTCATAGATCTACAATGGCTAGTAGAGACAGAAGTTGATTGTGTAGTATCGTAG
- a CDS encoding tyrosine-type recombinase/integrase, translated as MFSLTVYKPTEPWNKNKIVGQKLPLKLQQIWAIRIRLELVNNIRDLALFNLAIDSKLRGCDLVTLKIRDIAHGKIIQSRVIIVQQKTGLPVQFELTENTRNSVQTLITNFQLNSNDYLFKSRIHSSEHLSTRQYGRIVDAWVSMIGLDQTQYGTHTMRRTKPSLIYKKTKNLRACQLLLGHRKLESTVRYLGIEVDDALEISESIDS; from the coding sequence ATGTTTTCTTTAACCGTTTATAAACCAACTGAGCCATGGAATAAAAACAAAATTGTTGGGCAAAAATTACCACTTAAGCTACAACAAATTTGGGCAATCCGAATCAGATTAGAATTAGTGAATAATATAAGAGACCTTGCGCTTTTTAACCTTGCTATCGATAGTAAATTGAGAGGATGCGATTTAGTTACTCTAAAGATTCGAGATATTGCTCACGGAAAAATTATTCAGTCGAGAGTCATTATTGTTCAACAAAAGACGGGATTACCCGTTCAATTTGAACTTACCGAAAATACACGTAATTCAGTTCAAACTTTAATTACAAATTTTCAACTAAACTCAAATGATTATTTATTCAAGTCTCGTATTCATTCATCAGAACACCTATCAACACGTCAGTATGGAAGAATTGTTGATGCTTGGGTTTCCATGATTGGTTTAGATCAAACCCAATATGGAACTCATACGATGAGAAGAACGAAGCCATCATTGATATACAAAAAAACTAAAAATCTACGAGCGTGCCAATTGTTGCTAGGTCATCGAAAGCTTGAAAGCACTGTTAGGTATTTAGGGATTGAAGTTGATGATGCTCTTGAGATTTCAGAGAGTATCGACTCTTAG